From Halorussus salinus:
GCTTTGTCGGCGAGAATCGACTGTAACTGCTCTTGATTCGTCCGAACATCATACTGCGGATACTCTTGCTGAAGCTCCTGCTCGACAGCAGCCGTATCTACTCCCGACTCAAGATCAATTGTAATCATCGTTGCAGGATCTGTCTGCGTCGTGCCCGTAAGCTCTTGCAATTCACTCAGGCGGAGAATAACACTTGGGGTGCCGAGGAACCGAGAGAACGTCGGCGAAATCCCAATCACCGTAAACTCATTCTGGCGAGCACTCACAACTGTTCCCCCGAGATGGATTGTATCTCCTACAGAGACGTTAAGAAGTCGTGCTGTCCGTGGCCCAATGAGGACTTCACGGGTCATTGGCCCATCGTAATTGCCACTAGCATAGTGGCGGTCATTCCCGGTCAATCCCTTTCCCTCTGTAATTTGGGCTGCCCCACTACTGCCAGTACCACGAACGCCAGTCCCTACGATTGTTTGGAGGTTGTCTGGGTTCGTCCCGACATAAACGGTTTGGAAAGCCATCGGCGTCGCGGTCCGGACGTCCTCACGACTAGTCAAATTCCTTGAGATGCCATGAGCATCCGTGAGTGTGTTCTCGAACCCACCCACGCTCCCAGGAGCTAACTGCACGGGTCCTCCGGTAATCCAGAGATCGCGGCCGGATGCGTCGAATTTCTGTTGGCCGGTCTCGACGACACCGTATCCGACACTCGCCAGCAGTGTCGTTGAGAGGACGGCAAGTGCAATTCCGAAGATGGCTAGTACGGTTCGTGTTCGTTCGTGGGTGAGCTGTGCGACCGTGATGCCGAGAACGGCGCGAAGTTTGGTGAGTGGACGCATGTTAGGTGTTGAGTTGGTCGAGGATCGACGTTCGCTTGGTGAGCCACAGAAGGTACGGCGCGGCGAGCAACCCGATCAAAATGGCGACACCAACGCCATACACCCCCAGCATGGGATGAGCAACGGCGATGGCAGTCGGTGCGATGTACTCCTGGGCGAGGTGGTTCGTTACCTCAATACCGAGATATCCTAATCCGAGTCCGAAGATTCCACCTACAATGGTCACCGTCAGTGCCTGTACCAACACAACGACGGCACGACTGCGCCATGGAAGCCCGAGTGCACCTAGTAACGCATACTGTTGTTGGTCAGCCGTAATCTCAAGTCCCATCGTCGTGCCGACAAAGAGCGTGCCAACGATAACGGCCACACACAGGGCTGCCACGCTCATTGCAAGCGGGAGCCCCGAAGACATACTCTTTGCAGTAAGTCCACTCCGAGCCATCACTGTCGAGCGCGGATAGACATCCGCCAACTCGGATTTCACGTTACGCGAGTTCGTATCAACCAGGATTTGGTCTGCTTGGTCGCCATCTGTCGCGCCCGTCAACTGCTGAATCTCGCTCAGATGCACGAGGATGACGGGGAGTTGGCCCATCCCAGTACTCACATCCTCACTGCCAATCGAACTCACCGTGAGCGTCTGATTACCCTGTGCTCCTCGAGTGGGAATCAAGGACGTGCCATTCGTCGCACCGAGGAGTTCTGCGGCAGCAGGCGACACTACGGCTTCTTCAGTCCACGTCCCATTGTAGGAGCCATTTGCGTAGTAGGGGTCACCAGGCGTTAATGGTCCAGCAGACAACCCAGCGACCTCCACGTCGGACTGTGCGACAACACCGATGACGATGATGTACTTACTCTCGTCTTCACCACCGGGTGTGTGCATCTCCATTGCGTGCATGAGTACTGGCGTGGCATACGCAACCTCTTCGTTCCGAGTAAGCCGCTCGGTCGTCGCATGCACGGCACCGAACTGTGGGCCCTCTGTGGAGACAACCATGGTGGAGGTCGAGCCTGCTTCTGGTGTGATCCAATAATCGACGGAGTCACCACCCACAGTGGTCTGAGAGGACAGGCCGAGTGCAACACCGGTGACGATGAGCATGAGCGCGATCGCGATAGCAACACCACTGACGCTCAACGCTATCCGACGAGACTCGGTGACGAGGGCTTTCTCGCGGACACGGCGGAGTCCAACGCCAACGAGTCCGAGCCATCGCTTCACTCGCGACGGACGTCCGTGTGATGGGCCTGAGTTAGTCGCCATTGGGTACCACGCGTCCATCCTGCAGGTCGATTCGCCGATCAGCAATCGCGAGCGTCGGGTCGTCATGCGATGCGACAACGACCGCGCGGTCGTCCGCAAGATCCTCGAACACCTCGAGAATCGCGCCCGCAGTCGTGGTGTCAAGCTCGCCGGTTGGTTCGTCTGCGATGATGAGATCAGGATCTGTCGCGAGCGCGCGTGCGATAGCAACCCGCTGTTGTTCTCCACCACTCAATTCACCGGGCTTATGCGACGCTCGATCACCAAGGCCGACCTTCTCTAGGAGGTCAGTCGCACGGTCGTGGCGCGCCTGTTTACCGAGGCCCTGCTCAACCAGTGGAAGGGCGACATTCGATTTTGCAGAGAGCGCGGGAAGCAGATGGAAGCGTTGGAAGACAATGCCAATTGTTGAGAGTCGGAGTCGTGTTCGCGCTCGACCAGACAGACTACCTGTATCTTGTCCATCGACGGTGACTGTCCCATCAGTTGGGGTGTCGAGTGCAGCAAGCAGGTGGAGGAGTGTCGATTTTCCGCTACCGCTCGGTCCTGCGAGCCCAATGATTTCACCACGATGGACGGAGAGACTTACGTCTTCAAGGGCGGTCACAGTGGGCCGTTCGCTTGATGATGAACCGAAGAATCGGCGTGAGCCACCGCGTGTGTATGTTCGGGTGACGTTCTCACATTCTGCAATTACAGGGCCAGCGGTGTGAGTGTCCGATGTGGAGTTGGGGGCGTTTTGGTGTTGCATAGCTTGCTTAACGAATTGAGTGGGGGCTAGCGAAACCCTACAGTTCGGTTGTTCTGACCGTTTCGAGGAACCACAGTTAAATGTTACCGTACTGCTGGTTCGAGCATTGAGACGTCCTCGATGTATCGGTTCTCGTTTCGTACTCGGTCTACCAACCACGGATTAACGGCGCCAACAGAGATGAATTCAATGCAGTCCGGTATACCAACCCAGCACTCATCCAATCAAACCGGCTCAATTTGACGCTAACAGGGGTGAGCCGGGGCTTAGCATATCTCAGGGCCCATACAACAAAACCCGGGTACGGCATGATATGATGCATGCTTTCAGTGGGCCGTCTTCAACCACTCCTCGAAATAGCGAGCTGAAAACCACTGAATCGCCCCAAAGAATCCCCCGACATTCCAATTTACCAATGGTCTCGAAATCGACGCTCAAGGAGGTTATCGAAATCCTCGGTATTTTCTCGATGTTCGCGCTTAGTGTCTTTGTCTACCTTGTGTGGTGGCTTGCCTTCTATCAAGGCGGCCAAGTTTCACTGCAAATTAACGTCTTTGAGGAGATGTGGTTTGAATACGTTCTCTGGCTCATCGTCACCCCTCTCATCACCCTCTCGATGTACTATTACCTGAAAGAGGACGGACAATCCCAACCAACTCCTGACCAAGAGTAGCGCGAGAAGAGACTACCAGCTGACCACCGGAACTCCGAAAGAAGAACGCCGAGTCGAAGGGGGATTGCTGACTTTCGAGCTTAGCTACTGAGGTACATCTGGACCTCGTCGCGGAAGTAGTAGAGTCCACCACCGATGAGGCCGAGGATGAGGAGGACGGCAATCGAGATGCCGAGAGCACCAATGCCACCGTCGTCATCGTCCTCTTCTTCATCCGGTCCAGCCGAGGTCGTCGTCTCATCGGAATCCGATCCGTCGGAATCCGAACCAGCATCGCCTTCCTCGACGACCGTGAGCGTGCCAGCGGAGGCATCGTCAACCGAAACCTCGAACTTGCCCGTCTCACTGGCTTCGTAGTTGAAGGTCACCGTCTTCGTTTCGCCGCCCTTGACAGTCACGTCTTTCGTCGCAACAACGTCACCATCGACAGTGAGTTCGGCGGTGTAGGTGCCTTCGCCATTGCCGTCGTTTGTGAGTTCGGCAGTCACGTCCACCGTCTCACCGACGGTGACTGTCGAGCGACCGAGTTCAGCACTCGAGACGCTAATCGAGGGTTGCTTCTCGCCGATTGCGAACACCGAGAAGCCAGGTGTCACGGCCTCGAACTTGTACTGGCCGTTTTCTTGCCCGACGAACGTGGTTTCAAGCTCCTGCCACGAGCCGTCGTGGTAGCGGTACAGCACGACGTTGTTCGGCGTGCTGTACTCGCTCAATTGACTCGACGACAGGCCGAAGCGGAACGTCGCTTCTTCGATGTCAGCATTCGAGATGAGTTCCTTCTCAACTTGCAAATAGCCCTTCACTGTGACACCGGACGGATCCGACGGCACCGAAGAAGGCCTACTGGAGAAGGAATTGATGGCGAACTTGAAGTGCGCGTTTCCGTTCTTCAGCTTCACATTTAGACTCTCGAAGCTGACGCCGCTCACCTGCGTCGCCTGCTTGCTGGGGATGCTAATCTGAACATTGTCGCCTGCCTGACCGCCTCGGATGTCAGCAACGGCACTACCGTCGGATTGTTGAACTGTCTCAACGGACTGCGGCGGTTCAAGTCCTCCAGCGCCACCGCCGCCACCGGGGCTACCTGGATTACTGCCACCACCGCCGTCTTTAGCTTTCACAGTAAGGGTGTCGGTTGCGATTTTACCGTTGACTCGGATTTCATACGTACCCTTCTTCGGGATTGCACCAGTCAGGTCAACAGTCTTCGTTTCATCGGCATCGAGGTCGACCTTCTCGTCAGTGATTCGGTTCCAGTCGGTCGAGCCTTCCTTTCGGTACTCTAGCCACACATCTTCGTTAGTGAGCTTCTCGTTTCCGGTATTATGGATTTCGGCGCTGACGGTGAAGGATTTTCCAGCCTTGGGTTTCTTCGACGGCAACTGGATATTGGAGACACCAATGTACGATTTTTCTAGGTCGAACGTATCCGTCTTGGTCCGGATGTCACCGTCTTCGTTGACTGCGACGTGAACCCAGCGGTAGGTGTCCGACGACCAGTTCGTCAGCGTCTGAACATTAATCGTGCTGTCTTTTCCAGTGACCGCGGTCACCGATCCGTCGAGAGTCGGATCGCCCGCTCCCGAGTCATGAATCGCCTCGGTCTCCGGAATTGTTCGGTCCGTATTCTCCTTTACGAAATCCATGAGTGAGGTAACCCCATATGAGCCCACGTTTCGCCGGGACACGTCCTTGTCAAAGAACGTAGTGCCGTCTTCAACATGGGCGACGCCGTTGACCTCACTAATAGAGTGTTTGAGCGTCGTGCTTTCAGAGAGTTCGGAAATGGTCGACGGGCTCCCCTCAACGCGTAGTTTAAACATCTGGTCCTCAAAGCCAGTCTCCTCGTCGTAGACAAGGACAGCCTGCTGAACGTTGTCCCCATCCATTGAGGATATGTCGTTCATCTTGAACGTTAGAGTGTCACCGCGTGCAGGACTAGACGTTGAGAGTGACGCACTCGACGGCTGGTTGTGGACCATAGCACGCTCGACACCCACAATTGTCGGTTCACCGGTCACAGTAAGGTTCTTATCGTCGATTTTCAGCCCTGAGTTGGCTGGTTCCCCATTTGCGACAAAGAACACGTATTCACCGGACTTCGGCGGCGTGAACGTATAGGTGCCGAGACTATCGGTGTTAATTTCCAGGAGGCTTTTCTCGTAGAACGTGACATTTCTGTTCAGTTTTTCCTCCGTCGCACGGTCCTGCACATCATCCCGGGAGGTGGTATCGATAACCTCCATAACATCCTCATAGGAGTTGATGCTCGGATACGTGGTCGTCGGTGAGGGACTGACTCGTGCAGCAACGATGGTCAGTTTTTCGCCTGCAAGGCTACCAGATTTCGAGGTATAATCCCCGTTGAACTCAACCGTGATTTCTTCCCCGGCTTTGAAGACACCAATCGTATCTTTATTGAGCGAAACACTGTCCGAACTGAAGTCGGAGTTGGGCCGTTCAATATACCACGCAGCATTGTCGATCTGCGTATCTGCGTTTGACGTATCAGTTCGGAGTGGGAGAATTGATTGCTCCCAAACGGATACATTTCCGGCAGTCATTGTTTCGTCGTCGGGCACCGTCCAATTGGATGTAGCACCGACCGGCACTGTAAGCGGTGCAAGGACGAGCATCACAACCATTGATAAGGTTATGAATTGACTCAATCCTTTGATTGGTTTATTGAACATCTATAGTCTTAGTGGATGTCTCAAAACGAACAACAATAAGGTTTTCTCTGTTAGAAAACACCACAAAACATCAAACGTTCTTTTCCAGAATTTCCATCACTATTCTTCTTTGCTCTCCAAGAGGCTCATCGCGATAGAAAAATATTTATTTGCGGTTCCTCAGAACGGATTAACACGCTATGAAACGTCATCTCATTTTTGGAATGCTGATATTAGGACTCTGTCTTAGTAGTGGAAACCCCGCCGCACTCACCGACTCATATACGATTTCTGCATCTAGCAGTGTGGACACACCAACGAGGCAGGTGACCGTTGATGGTACCCAACACACAGTGTCAAACATCGCAAAAACAGCCCCCGGGAGAACACTATCCGTCTCGGTCTCTGCCCCAGATGAAACAGACTACACCATTCAACTCCGGAATCGGAAACGCCAGGTCACCACTGATAGAGATGGGACGGGAGACAGTCAAGTCACCTTCGACTTCACCGGATACAAACCGGGGTCATACATGCTGCTCCTGTACAAGAATGGTGAGTACAAAGACATACTTCCGGTCGTCGTAAGTGGCTATGACATCAGTGTCGATGCTCCAAGCACAACCACACCAGAGTCTATAGTCACAGTCGACGTTTCAGCGACAAAGAGTGCAGACGTAGAATCCCCAAACGCAGTCTATGTCGTCTTCACAACTGGTGAGAAAACAAAAAGAGTCCAAGCAGAAAAAAGAAGCTCAACGTCATATCAGGCATCAATCTCGCTCGAAAATATTCCAACAGGCGACCACCGACTATATGCCTACGTGCAAGGGAGCAACACGGCATTCAAGGAAGGCAAGAAAGAAATCCTCGGGATTAGTCACAGTAGTAGCCTGACTGTCCGCAAACAAGGGACAACGACGTCGACCACTAGTGACTCAAACAGTAATACCGGACAAACTGGATCCAGCTCTAAGTCTACAGATACGACCACAACCACACGGCCGACAACCACGCAGACAATAGAAAACCTGACCACCACAACGTCTCAGCAGTCACCGACTTCGACCCAAACAACGACCTCCACGACCACCACTCAGACATCGACACCAACGAAGAAAACAACTAGTTCCTCACTCATCACGCCAAATAAAACGACGACAAATACGTCCACAACGACGAATTCTCAAGAAGGAATTCCAGGGTTCGAGATTAGCACGGCAATAATGGCACTGGTGGCGATTGGAATACTTCTTTCCCGCCGATAAGAATTATCTTTCCTTTATCTGGAACAAATTCTTGTCTGCAGTCTTGACAGACGCAAATCATCTCTTGAGCCATATTTTAGATTTACAGACCTACTACTTGTTGATTATAGCGAGGTGAATCAATCGTGAAAGTATGAACTCTTGGGCGTAAGTTCACGACAAGTTTATGATTCGATATTGTCTATTTCTTCAACGGTGATTTTGCCGTCTGCGT
This genomic window contains:
- a CDS encoding ABC transporter permease — encoded protein: MRPLTKLRAVLGITVAQLTHERTRTVLAIFGIALAVLSTTLLASVGYGVVETGQQKFDASGRDLWITGGPVQLAPGSVGGFENTLTDAHGISRNLTSREDVRTATPMAFQTVYVGTNPDNLQTIVGTGVRGTGSSGAAQITEGKGLTGNDRHYASGNYDGPMTREVLIGPRTARLLNVSVGDTIHLGGTVVSARQNEFTVIGISPTFSRFLGTPSVILRLSELQELTGTTQTDPATMITIDLESGVDTAAVEQELQQEYPQYDVRTNQEQLQSILADKAVVLASGLVLVILAVLAGVALTANLLALLVYQQRQQLAAAKALGISSSVLIGTAASQGLMLGLLGGAVGLAITPFASAGLNALAAQLVGFEGLVQTPDLVFIVGAVVAVVIGMIGSLVAGWRVGRVRPLTHLES
- a CDS encoding ABC transporter permease, which gives rise to MSVSGVAIAIALMLIVTGVALGLSSQTTVGGDSVDYWITPEAGSTSTMVVSTEGPQFGAVHATTERLTRNEEVAYATPVLMHAMEMHTPGGEDESKYIIVIGVVAQSDVEVAGLSAGPLTPGDPYYANGSYNGTWTEEAVVSPAAAELLGATNGTSLIPTRGAQGNQTLTVSSIGSEDVSTGMGQLPVILVHLSEIQQLTGATDGDQADQILVDTNSRNVKSELADVYPRSTVMARSGLTAKSMSSGLPLAMSVAALCVAVIVGTLFVGTTMGLEITADQQQYALLGALGLPWRSRAVVVLVQALTVTIVGGIFGLGLGYLGIEVTNHLAQEYIAPTAIAVAHPMLGVYGVGVAILIGLLAAPYLLWLTKRTSILDQLNT
- a CDS encoding ABC transporter ATP-binding protein, with the translated sequence MQHQNAPNSTSDTHTAGPVIAECENVTRTYTRGGSRRFFGSSSSERPTVTALEDVSLSVHRGEIIGLAGPSGSGKSTLLHLLAALDTPTDGTVTVDGQDTGSLSGRARTRLRLSTIGIVFQRFHLLPALSAKSNVALPLVEQGLGKQARHDRATDLLEKVGLGDRASHKPGELSGGEQQRVAIARALATDPDLIIADEPTGELDTTTAGAILEVFEDLADDRAVVVASHDDPTLAIADRRIDLQDGRVVPNGD
- a CDS encoding PGF-pre-PGF domain-containing protein, with amino-acid sequence MPDDETMTAGNVSVWEQSILPLRTDTSNADTQIDNAAWYIERPNSDFSSDSVSLNKDTIGVFKAGEEITVEFNGDYTSKSGSLAGEKLTIVAARVSPSPTTTYPSINSYEDVMEVIDTTSRDDVQDRATEEKLNRNVTFYEKSLLEINTDSLGTYTFTPPKSGEYVFFVANGEPANSGLKIDDKNLTVTGEPTIVGVERAMVHNQPSSASLSTSSPARGDTLTFKMNDISSMDGDNVQQAVLVYDEETGFEDQMFKLRVEGSPSTISELSESTTLKHSISEVNGVAHVEDGTTFFDKDVSRRNVGSYGVTSLMDFVKENTDRTIPETEAIHDSGAGDPTLDGSVTAVTGKDSTINVQTLTNWSSDTYRWVHVAVNEDGDIRTKTDTFDLEKSYIGVSNIQLPSKKPKAGKSFTVSAEIHNTGNEKLTNEDVWLEYRKEGSTDWNRITDEKVDLDADETKTVDLTGAIPKKGTYEIRVNGKIATDTLTVKAKDGGGGSNPGSPGGGGGAGGLEPPQSVETVQQSDGSAVADIRGGQAGDNVQISIPSKQATQVSGVSFESLNVKLKNGNAHFKFAINSFSSRPSSVPSDPSGVTVKGYLQVEKELISNADIEEATFRFGLSSSQLSEYSTPNNVVLYRYHDGSWQELETTFVGQENGQYKFEAVTPGFSVFAIGEKQPSISVSSAELGRSTVTVGETVDVTAELTNDGNGEGTYTAELTVDGDVVATKDVTVKGGETKTVTFNYEASETGKFEVSVDDASAGTLTVVEEGDAGSDSDGSDSDETTTSAGPDEEEDDDDGGIGALGISIAVLLILGLIGGGLYYFRDEVQMYLSS